The Cryptomeria japonica chromosome 6, Sugi_1.0, whole genome shotgun sequence genomic interval tgtaaatGTCATAAaagttaagttgtattatttagaGGTCTATTTTATTGAATCTTTAATTGTTGTGTCAAATTTGTAAGTGTCAAGGTGCATTATCGGTGGAATCTGACACCTTTGATATTGTGGGGGCGGTCAAGTACTTTTTAGTATGAGGAAAAATAGTATTTTGATAGAAAaatttcaaggttcaaagtttcaTACCTAGCAGATCAAATTGCAGTTGATCCTTATTGAAAAGGATCTATGGGATATAGTAAGTGGAACAACAACAAAGCCAACTGATGTTGATGAACTTGCAAAGTGGACTGCTAAGGATCGAAGGGCAATAGCTCTAATTGGTCTTGCACTTTAAGATGCATACCTCCACCACATTGACTTATCAAAGACCTCAAATGAAGTATTGAGGTAAATTGAATACTTTGTTTGGATCAAAGGCTTCAAGTGCAAAGATGGGATTAAAGCAGAAATTGTTTGGGCTAAAAATGATGGAGGGTGACAACATTGTTCAACATATTAGTAAGTTCTCTCTTTTGAATCAATTAACTGGGATAAATGCTAAAGTAGTTGATTATGATTCAAAGGCTATTTTGTTAAATAGCATGCCTCCTAGTTATGGCAACATTGTTTTCACACTAAACAAAGTAGATGCCACACTGAAAGAAATAATATCTACCTTGATTGATGAAGGAACTAAAAAAATTGAATCAATTGTAGAGGAAACTGCATATATGGAAAAAATAAGTCTAACCATTCCTCCAAATCTAGTTCTTCTGCATCAAAGGAAAATCATTTCTTCAAGAACAGAATGTTGTGCTTCTATTGCAAGAAGAAgggacacattgctataaattgCATACAGTGTGTCAAAGATCTCCTTGATGGTAAGATGAATATAGATAAGCACTAAttgcagatgatgatgaagaatgccttCATGGGATGACTACTAAAGACCCCCCACATGAAGATAGTAAGGAAGAATATGTTCTCTAAATCAAAAACATTGGAGGATAGAGGAACTGGAAAAaaaacattggctggaatgttggagcacATTGAAGGTGggagtagagaatgtggtgcaaatcatcacgGATAATGCAGCAGATATGTGGCAGGgggtagaatccttttgaattatcacctttagcaatattttcatttgttgtggctttgttttTCTTGGTTGTATATTTCTTAAGAATAACTTCTTTTGCGGgtagaatcctccaagagaggcaccccactcttttttggacaccttgtgcagcacatgtccttgaccttcttttggaggacataggaaaacttgattgggtgactccagttgtggaagatgcaaggaggatcacgaaatatatttacaatcaccctcGGGTTCTACATTTgatgagagagcacacccaagTAAGAGATTTGGTGAGAGTCGaggtcacaaggtttgcaacgattttcgtgacgttgcaaagcattcttgtTGCGTTGACTTCATGGCtagactcaccttattcaaagaaggttgaaggagggtgttgcatgcatagtcttcgacaaccatTTCGCACAAAGGACtacagagattgtgaaggtaacttcaaaacttgaatttttaattattcttgattcaagactctcattactaatttgtaacttcattaattaatcgttttgttatttgtatttttcaattgtaggtgtcagagcccttggttagagttctcCGATTGGtagatggggataaaaccccaatggggtatatttatgaagccatggatagggccaaggagtctatcagaaattactacaagggggatagactcaaatttgatattatttgggaaattattgataagaggtggaacaatcagctccaccaacccattcatgcaacagggtacttcctcaaccctcgttttaagTTCAGGGGTTCTTACTCAGATCCTAATGGAGAGGTCATTGAAGGCCTCACTACATGCATTCAGAGGATGATACCCGAGGTTGAGGTGAGAGACCTCATTGTGGGCGAACTCCAAAATTATGAGAAagcaaggggtaagctattctcttcaaaCGTGGCcaagagaggaagaaccactcaatcttcaggtataacatttgccatttggattttggggtctaaagtgattgataaattgataaattatgttttcgcttttctctttgctttctaacttctcgattttttttaattttgcaaatggttggtggcaaagttggggtggaaataccccaaatctcaaaaaaattgccctcggaatcttatgtcagccttgtagttcatTCAATTGTGAGCGAAatttggagcttgtttgaagccatcCACACGAAAAAGAAGAGCAAAATAGCGTGgaaacgcctcaatgaccttgtctttgtgcaatataaccttcggttgcgcataaggaaggtagaggaagcagcaagtggtccaattgacttggatgatatggATCCTTACAATGATTGAACATCATAGGAGCAACCTCAATTGTTTTCCAAGGATGGCGTCACtaatttggagaggcaggctatggaggaggaggggggtgaatttggtttcacgctggatgacattgaggaggatgaggatgaggagtcattgccagtgccacaAGCAGGTAGAGAcgtagcttcatccaggatggaggacgaGCCACAGCTTGAGCCAAACATACCGAGCAAGGAGGCACTGTCACGCCCACaacagacttctaggactagaccctctagttctacctctcccctagtttttgctagagctgggaagaggaagatgtaattgtaatgatgtatttacttttagttttacaaaaactatttactattttgcttccagccatcagcattcctcatgaggatgcaatTTTGTACACACTttacatttaaatatatctagactcaacttgtttcttttgtgttctcatttattgactcattggatgcatcttctcattgaattttgcaataaaaatgcatttttaattaaatttaagcgtgtttttaagttgccaAGCTTTTTGCCGAGTACTGGCTGAGTTTTTCCTGAATATTTTTTTCAAGTCTTGGCGAGTTTTTGCTAATGGCGAGTAGTTCAAATATGGGAATTAGTGTTCACAAAGATGTTAATTAGTGTTATAAAATAAGTTATAATACTAAGTTgttgagaaacaacttaatattattaatagtCACATGTAATAAGCTGATAGGTTTGTTGAGTGTTGGGAATATCAAATCATTCCAGTAAGTTATTTGGttatgagttgttaaaacaactcgtAACCTTAGCATGTTGTTATAGGAATTTCCTATATTGTAGGAAATTGAACTcctatatatatgttatatatttgAATGAAAAATAGTGAAGCAGTACGTATTATTCTATGCAAAATATTTGCAGCTACATTTGCCTCTGCCCATATTGCCATTACAGATTAGCAGTCCTAAGAAAAAATGTAGTCACGTAACTATGCAATGGAGGCCTGAATTACTACAATCCTCAATTCAAGCTCTCCAGTTACTTTGACATCTATAACAAAACCTGTCTGAGGCATACACCAAAATATTCCAACCAGTTGGAAATTTCAAACCAATATTAGCTCTTGTTTCTTATTCTCGATGGGTAAGCCCCCTACTTCTCCAAGCAACCATCTATTAACTTTCTTTGGGGAATGCTACTTGCCTCAGGAATTTGGTGCTATCTTCATATTATTTGGGATTACCTTAGAATTACAGTTTGCAAAATTTCTAAATCGACCAATTCATAGCTTCCAGttcaaatataattttaataaaCTAACAGAGGAATAGTGTCCAATTAAATGAACAGTACAACCTAATCCAtaaaaaaattaagttttattttaggAAAAATAAGTTCTACCTGAGCAAGGCCTCCAGATAAACGCCTTGATCCCTGTACTTGAAGGCTCCTAGCAACTGAAAGACCACCATCAGTGTCCAATACTATTTTGGACTCATCTCCATTCCTTGTGACTGAGTAACGCTGTCAACCACACATTAAACAATAGCATTTTCAGGAATTAGATAGATAAAATGTTGCAGTTTACAGAATTTATGCACCCCACCTCTCTGGAAATCGTGTCCAACTGAGTTCCTGGTGTTATTTTGCTTGAATTTGAATTTGTTCGTCTGTAATGACGAGCACAAACATGCACATTTCCAGTGGGAACAACGCAATCTAATGAAGATGGATCAGTAGTGAAGGCCAGGCCTCTGGAACACCACATATCAGGATCCACAATAGGAGTTGTCTGCCTTCTTGAAACTTGCTGCCACATTGGATTTGGCTGTGGTGCTACTTGAGTCCTTCTCTGAGAGCTTTTCCGACTACCACTACCACCTCTGCTAACTCTAGAGGAACGATGTCCTACTCTTTTAGCATCCCAATCAGCAGATGCACGAACAACTTTACTTGCAGATGCAGGTAAGTACACCTCTGGAGCAGATGTGCAACCCCAACTCCCAAAGCCATATCTCTTTTGTACAGTATTGTTGCATTTGGCCGGTGGGAAAAATAGGAGGCCAGAAATACCTGCCTTACAACCAACTAAATTAATTCCCTTGTCAGGCCGTCTGCAATTAGCAAAATTAGGCACCTCCTTGGCCCTAGGATGGCCCCCATAGGTCTTCCTTGATCGAAATGTAACTTCACTGCTTGACAAATTCCTATCTCCCTGCATTTCCTTGGTCCTGTCTCTGTCTCGTACTCTAAAAGTTGGCCATACATCTTCAGATTTCTTCTTTACAGAGTAGCGTCCACTCATACGTGATGTTTCTAAACCTGTAGGTATGCCGCCACCCACTTCCTCGAACAACGATTCTCTACTTTCTGCTTCTTCCCAATATTTCCCAGGAATATAATACTTGCTTAGATCTGGACTAATGCAAGAAGATGAATCTTCCCATGCCATGTTCTCTTGGTTGGCTTTGAATAAAATACCTATTCATCAGCCACCATTCCAACGTTATAATTAAGCTTCCCACTTCAGACCCCAATACCTGTATCATTTCAGACATATCAAGCTTGTAATTGGTTGACTTGTTGTATACAGAAATTCAGAGACACTTGAATTTTTGAACTCACAAATGAACATTTATCTTGTTATTTTGTAAAATTGAAATTCCTTTAGGATCACATACTCTTGTATATTAAAGGAAAAAAAGCTAAATAGAACGTTGCATTTTTCACTGGATGCAACCAGCCAGATGTCAATGTAACTTAAATGTGTGCACTATAGTGGAATTTCAAATGCAAAAGTGAATATTTGTGGACTGCAGAATTTAAAAAATACATGGTAAAAGCCAAACAGAAATGATTTAATAATGAAAATATTAAATTCTGAAAGCATCTACTATATGTGCCTACTAAATGTATAAGCCTGAAAATTCAGATAACTTATTTGTACCTTGTCAAATGTATTACACAACAAATATTAAGTTCAAGTTTGACTTTGAAGTAACTACGTTCTAGACTAGATTTATTAAAGGCTATGATAACTTGTCGAACCACCAGGAACGATGGGTCTCAAATCATTGGTAATTTTTAAATCAAGTGAAGGTTATGATAAAAAGAAAACTATAGAAATTGTTCAAGAATCAAAATAAAGTCTGCAAATCTAAAATGGATCAATCTTTCAGTAATTTAAGGTTTACTAAAAAAAATCCAGTAGAACTAATAGACAATTAAAAAGTTTAGTGTTCTCCAAAAGCCAAACCAAGCATCTGATCAAAATACATCTGCAAGTAACAGTCTCAATTTGAGAACAGATGATTGCATCCATATGGAACCTAAAAAGGAAAAAATTGTTCAATAGAGAATGTTTACACAACTGGAAAATAAAGTTGTAACAGCCAACGCTTGCCTACACTTATCTGTTTCGTGCATAGCAACCAGTTTAATTATTACAAAAATATGTTCAAAGACTAACAAGGCCTTTGATATAGGACCCTATTAAAGATTTGGGTGAAAATGATGCATGATGCATGATGCATGATGCATGATGCATGAAAGTAAAGGCCTTTAACATTTTACTATGATGACCTTATCACCATCTAACATGTACCTTTTCTATTTATTATACATGAGAGGATTTCAAAGGTGCTCCAGTCTAGGTTAGCTGAAACACCACTTGTAGTTATCTCTTTGATGTGTTAAGTTGAAGGGCAAAGGACGCTAAAATGGCTACAAATGGAAAAACTATCAGTTGGGAATGTCAACAGGGTGTTTTACACATCGACAGCTTTAGAATGAGCAATTTAACAATGGTTTTTTgctgcaaaaaaaaaatttaacaacatTTAGTttagataaaatgttgaaattttatatatatgacACAAATTGAGTGTGACCTTGCATGTAATTTTCTGTCTTACCAGAGGAACATCTATGATGGTCAAATATATGTTGGCCAACCAACCCACTTACAGGATATGGGATGAAAAGGCAAACAACACCTTTGCCATGGGAAATCTGATCAGTACATCAATCTTGCTATTTGGGCGTTGGAAATTCACGGGAGAAGAAGAAGGTGGATTTATAATCTATAAGAGGATACTGGAGGCAGTTTGCAGGGGAAGTAGACGTCCAAATTCAACTTTGatggataaaaaaaaaaaaaatcctacagTTTTAAGTTTAATTAAGCACATTCCAATATTTAAAAGTTTGTCTTGCAGAGGAAGAGGTATTTCAT includes:
- the LOC131043915 gene encoding E3 ubiquitin-protein ligase MBR2, which produces MAWEDSSSCISPDLSKYYIPGKYWEEAESRESLFEEVGGGIPTGLETSRMSGRYSVKKKSEDVWPTFRVRDRDRTKEMQGDRNLSSSEVTFRSRKTYGGHPRAKEVPNFANCRRPDKGINLVGCKAGISGLLFFPPAKCNNTVQKRYGFGSWGCTSAPEVYLPASASKVVRASADWDAKRVGHRSSRVSRGGSGSRKSSQRRTQVAPQPNPMWQQVSRRQTTPIVDPDMWCSRGLAFTTDPSSLDCVVPTGNVHVCARHYRRTNSNSSKITPGTQLDTISRERYSVTRNGDESKIVLDTDGGLSVARSLQVQGSRRLSGGLAQQLLMLETTLLLGGLDMYDQHRDLRLDVDNMSYEDLLELGERIGYVNTGLSEETIIKCIKKKHCILESKSSRLTESDRKCSICQEEYEIADEIGKLHCGHAYHVGCIKKWLLQKNVCPVCKASALS